Genomic window (Sebastes umbrosus isolate fSebUmb1 chromosome 21, fSebUmb1.pri, whole genome shotgun sequence):
TAAATAGTCAATGTATGGAGGACAAAACAGCGTGCTGCAAATTAGCAGCGAGCATGCGCCTGCCTAGCATGTTTAGGTGAAGACGGTCTCTTttactgacatttaaaatgagtgaCCAGAGATAAAGTTAGAAGCAACAAAATATATCCATATCCAGTACAGCCACTAAACATTTGTTGCCACATCCAACTTGCAAAcgtataaaacaataaatatctaGCTATGGATGTGAATGTGTAAAGTGAAATGAAGACGCACTACGGAGAGTGTGGGATTACTCACAGGGACGTCTCCCAGAGTGTGTTGCTTGTCCTGAGTACAGCAGGTCCACTGGTGGTCACAGGAGCAGCAGCATGCTATGGTGGCTGTTTGATTGCCTTCCCAAAGCTTCTCCTCATCTTCATGTCCATTCCAATCCACCTCTTCGTCCTCATCGGGCCACAGCCCTTTATCCACGGAGACCGACAGAGTACGGTTACTTCTAGTCATCCCAGAGAGACAGTCCTGTGACTGCCAGTCATATTGAGACGAAGTGAAGTTCAGCGTAGGTCTTTGTATCGTTTCTGTGCCACTTGTGGATACGGTGACTTCCTCCGGGGCGGTATGAAGAGCCCCCTGTGATAACTTCTTGGTGAGAGTGTTTCGTTGAAGCTGCAGGTCTGTCCATGACTGGACGGCACGGAAAGGGGTGGAGGTGTCCAAAGGGCGAACGCTTGGGGGAAAAGTGCGTTTTGAGTCAGTCGTGTAGGGAACGTCCTTCCTGTGGACAATGTGAGAAGATGGAGATGAAGACATCTGGACAGAAACAGATCGGCTCAATGACTTGAGGTCTGGGGTTGCGTTGGGGGGTGGGGATGGAGCTAGGCTCAAGGAGGAGGGTGTATCGGAAGAGGCCATTGCATTTTGTGACATCTGGTCAGTGTCCATTGACCTTGAGGAAGATAAAGGCATAGCTCTGGCTGTGGATGAAGATGAATCTAGAACAGCTGGGAGATCAGGAGATCCGTCTGAGGCCTCAAATCTGGCTGACTCTTCCAGCCCAGGTGTTGGATTGGAAACCTGGATGGGTTCTGCCCAATAGGCTCGCCCTTCAGTATCTAGCTGCTGAAAAAAGGCGTCCACATCTCCGTAGTCACTTTCCGAGTCGTCCACTGAGGTTTGAAATACCAGATCCAAGCTCTCAATCTTGATTAGATCTTTTGGTTGTACTTCAGTTCTACTGTGTGTCTCTGGCACATCGTCACGTAAAACTGAAGAACTTCTGAGTGATTCACTTTCTGAGCCATTAACTACTTCCCTTTGACTCTCTTCCGGTTGGGTTCCAGTTGAAAGCTCATCGTGCAAACTGCAGGATGGGAGCTGTGGATCTATTTCTGTTTGGTTACATACTTCCTTAGAGACTAATCTAGAAGCTTCTGACAGGCCTGCATAACTCTCTGTATCTGAGATGTAAACAGCAGCCTCTTGAGTCTGCACAGTGTCAGCATGTCTCTCAACCTTTACCGCCCCCTTTCCATTCCTCTGATGGGTATCCTCAAAGTCCAAGGAGAGGTGATTCGTCTTAACATGAATAACATCGTGGACAGGAGAGGCTGGAGCAGGCTCTGCTGTATCATCATATTGGGAGATGGACTGCTCAATCTGGTCTGAAATTCTCCCGACAGCTGGATCCATCAGACCATCTGAATCATGTGACTGTGATGACAGGGCAGGCTGAGAAACTGCAACGGGAGGGTTAGGAGGGCGCTCTTCCAATTCAGAGGAGTCCAGAACGGGAGAGGATGGAGCCGAGGGATTGTCCTCGTCCAactgaaaggagagagaggagggtgtttcttcctcttccttttgtGTATCGGTAGGTGGATCAGAGAGGTCTATTCCATCTGAGTCTGGGATAAGGGAATCTTTTTGATTGTTTTCTGGACTCCCGGACTGTGAGAGGGACTCGCTTAGTGGCGGAGAGGCTAAAAACCGTGGACAATGAAAATCAGGAGGGGCAGAGGGAGGTAAAGATGATAAGCCACAAGCAGCAGAGAGGGAGTTCCCTGGACTTCCAGAGGGGGAGTCAGACTTTGGAGAAGACATAGAGGGAGAGGGGGACGAGGCAGGAGGAGGGACACTTGAACAGCTAGAGTGGCCTGTGCCTTCAGAATCATGAAGTACAGTAGAGAGGTGGACGGGTGGAGCATCCTTGTCCTCAGTTTCAATCTCCTCCGACCCTCTAATCACCGGGGCAAGTTGCATGGGGGCAGACGTCGGGGACGGAGAGATGAAGGTTGCAGGAGAAGGGAGATCTGGATGACGGGAGTGAGTCACGTCCTCCAGTGAGGAAGAGCGAGGAGGAAGGTCTTCACACGCCGATGCAGGCAGCGAAGCAGGCGAAGACTCGTCCTGATCTGGCGGCGTCTCCGTCTCTGAGTTGCACAGGTCAGATTTTGGGAGACACGGCGAGACAGGAGATGGGGAAGGGCTAAAGACAAACAAAGGCTGTGGTGAAGGACCGGTCatagaggaggagagcaggagagatggaggggtcTGAGGGGAAGAAGGAGAGGGGGAGTCCGGCCTCTCACTGCTGCCTCCTGACAGGCCTGACAGAGCCTGaaagcaaacacacaacacagacagtCAAACAACCAGACACATTCACTGTCCTATATACAC
Coding sequences:
- the itprid1 gene encoding mucin-5AC isoform X3 → MASEGAPAKRTNLVASRVHWSHMDLPEEEDQEAHATGNWSRDGVRKWLTTTVTAEDAKREPVLKAAEPLRRNPSGEDDLVLGVEASLYGGQGVRTVQEFLRWSRSSPALSRWNSFSSATSGHSGPLSVMDILNLWKDDPEEVLLDLGFGCDEPDLSGRIPARFINHQSRARGINLQVFLEAQKNRLDLENPDVSNRFRELEVLQQVTTAFSSLVGSSPSSPSSGKALPPEARERRRRVGMLFRRASKKSLSQIHSRKSQDLTTPAANASPCAAPESVQPPFSHGDKKVPLKRVKPGLLLETVCLSPLAEEQGAGPDLQPQPNVAPLIAHEGALRHGPLTEGHPMAANTFLLRKKSPGPTRESFEMEEIQSFDESSATGNYTGGAEHSARGVIRTNSCQSDSSGFLEEPFIPSLSQQASPAPDLIKALSGLSGGSSERPDSPSPSSPQTPPSLLLSSSMTGPSPQPLFVFSPSPSPVSPCLPKSDLCNSETETPPDQDESSPASLPASACEDLPPRSSSLEDVTHSRHPDLPSPATFISPSPTSAPMQLAPVIRGSEEIETEDKDAPPVHLSTVLHDSEGTGHSSCSSVPPPASSPSPSMSSPKSDSPSGSPGNSLSAACGLSSLPPSAPPDFHCPRFLASPPLSESLSQSGSPENNQKDSLIPDSDGIDLSDPPTDTQKEEEETPSSLSFQLDEDNPSAPSSPVLDSSELEERPPNPPVAVSQPALSSQSHDSDGLMDPAVGRISDQIEQSISQYDDTAEPAPASPVHDVIHVKTNHLSLDFEDTHQRNGKGAVKVERHADTVQTQEAAVYISDTESYAGLSEASRLVSKEVCNQTEIDPQLPSCSLHDELSTGTQPEESQREVVNGSESESLRSSSVLRDDVPETHSRTEVQPKDLIKIESLDLVFQTSVDDSESDYGDVDAFFQQLDTEGRAYWAEPIQVSNPTPGLEESARFEASDGSPDLPAVLDSSSSTARAMPLSSSRSMDTDQMSQNAMASSDTPSSLSLAPSPPPNATPDLKSLSRSVSVQMSSSPSSHIVHRKDVPYTTDSKRTFPPSVRPLDTSTPFRAVQSWTDLQLQRNTLTKKLSQGALHTAPEEVTVSTSGTETIQRPTLNFTSSQYDWQSQDCLSGMTRSNRTLSVSVDKGLWPDEDEEVDWNGHEDEEKLWEGNQTATIACCCSCDHQWTCCTQDKQHTLGDVPYSLDELEEMMLSLQQFRSVLSNMEEQLSEDQAAVYSALSDQDREKVQDIEELRRAVKQEARELEMQLNELAHHYDDSLKMKMHRLLEEQSLLCSQLFLPGRSPASSRTVATQSCLQPWIPPDDGSSRIPTADGSPWIPPANGSSRIPPADGSSRIPPADDSSRIPPADGPPCISPADGSSRIPPADGSSRIPQADGSSWIPPAVDSPRIPPADESSRIAPADDSSRIPSADGSSWIPPAGDSSWIPPADGSSWIPPADGSSWIPPADGSSWIPPADGSSWIPPADGSLSQSPPGSKCICEGLGCSPTKADKLDMMGFLQRLKESLRHSVNTDSLE